From one Amia ocellicauda isolate fAmiCal2 chromosome 17, fAmiCal2.hap1, whole genome shotgun sequence genomic stretch:
- the LOC136713200 gene encoding small nuclear ribonucleoprotein Sm D3 — protein sequence MSIGVPIKVLHEAEGHIVTCETNTGEVYRGKLIEAEDNMNCQMSNITVTYRDGRVAQLEQVYIRGSKIRFLILPDMLKNAPMLKSMKNKNQGSGAGRGKAAILKAQVAARGRGRGGMGRGNIFQKRR from the exons ATGTCCATCGGCGTGCCTATTAAAGTCCTCCATGAGGCGGAGGGTCACATTGTTACCTGTGAAACCAACACCGGAGAAGTGTACCGAGGAAAACTCATAGAGGCAGAGGACAACATGAATTGCCAG ATGTCTAATATCACGGTGACCTACAGAGATGGCCGTGTGGCTCAGCTGGAACAGGTCTACATCCGTGGGAGCAAGATCAGGTTCCTTATATTGCCGGACATGTTGAAGAATGCGCCCATGTTGAAgagcatgaaaaacaaaaaccagggCTCTGGAGCTGGGAGAGGGAAAGCCGCCATTCTCAAAGCCCAAG TGGCTGCGCGAGGTCGAGGCCGTGGTGGGATGGGAAGAGGAAATATTTTCCAGAAGAGACGATGA